From the genome of Bactrocera oleae isolate idBacOlea1 chromosome 2, idBacOlea1, whole genome shotgun sequence, one region includes:
- the Eh gene encoding eclosion hormone: MFSITKSTVVVAAIAVVLISVLSTTVEGMPSIGHYGKRFDAMSGIDFIQICLNNCAQCKKMFGDYFQGQTCAESCLKFKGKAIPDCEDIGSIAPFLNALE; this comes from the exons atgttctcCATCACCAAATCGACCGTTGTCGTTGCTGCCATCGCTGTTGTTCTGATTTCTGTGCTTTCGACGACCGTTGAGGGCATGCCATCAATTGGACACTACGGCAAACGCTTTG ACGCCATGTCCGGCATCGATTTCATTCAGATCTGCCTCAACAACTGCGCACAATGTAAGAAAATGTTTGGTGACTACTTTCAAGGTCAGACCTGCGCCGAGTCCTGCCTGAAATTCAAGGGCAAAGCCATTCCAGATTGCGAGGACATCGGCTCTATTGCACCCTTCCTCAACGCACTCGAATAA